The region TCAGCGTCGACAGGCCGCAGCAGGCCGCGGGGATGCGCAGCGACCCCATGCCGTCGTTGCCCTGCGCGAACGGGACCATGCCCGCGGCGACAGCCGCCGCCGAACCTCCCGATGACCCGCCCGGGGTGTGGCCCGGCAGCGTCGGATTGTCGACAGTCAGCCCCGGCAGCGTCGTCGTACCCCACGTGCAGAACTGCGGGTTCACGGTAGTTCCCACGGCAATCGCGCCGGCGTTGGTCAGCTGGCGCACGAACGGGTTCTCCGGGACCGTGTTCTCCTTCAGGGAAAAAGGCACGCCTGCGAGCGGCAGCTGGGAGAGGTCCTCGCGCTGCTCAAGGTCCCGCGCCGCCTGCAGAGCGCGGCCCGCCCACACCTCGCGGAAAGCGTGAACCCCGCCGTCCAGCCTGCTAATCGCATCAAGGCTGCGCTGCACGCTGTCGACCGGGCTGAGCTTTCCCTCCCGGACCTGCGCCGCAATCTCGTGGACGGTGGGCAGGTCCCTAATGGCGGAAGTGTGAGAGGTCATGGCGGATTCATCTCCTCGGGAAATTTTTCAGTGGCAAATGAATTCAGTCTAGATATCCGCCAGTGCGCTCGCTGCCTTATCGGCCGCAGCGCGCGCAGGAAGTAGGCTCGCCTCGTTCGACAGCATCACGAAACTGAGCACCTGCCCCGACTTCGTCACCACGTAGCCAGCCAGCGCCGATGCCTTATTCAGGGTCCCCGTCTTCGCTCGAACGAGCCCCGCCCCGGAGCTATTTCCGAAGCGATCCGCCAGGGTCCCGGACACCCCCGCCACCGGGAGGCAGTCCAGAAGCGGGCGCAGCGCGTCCGTCACCGCCGCCTTTTTCTCTTCCGTCTCTCCGCTATCCCCTCCGCTTTCCGACGCCTCTTGCCCACTCCCCGGCCCAGCCGCCGCGGTCAGGACTTCCGAAAGATGCTTAGGCGTGACTCTGTTATCCGTGCTCAGCCCGCTCGAGTCGGCCAAGATAGCACCGTCGAGGCCGAAACCATGCTCGGCGAGGGTATCCCGCACAGCCGTTGCGGCGCCTGCGAAGGTCGGGGGCAGATTGCGGGCCACCGCCAGCTCGCGGGCTATGGACTCTGCCAGGACGTTATCGCTGTAGAGCATCATGTCGCGAAGGCGCGTGTGCAACGGTGCCGACTGCACCGAGGCCACCACGGTCGGCTCTACCGCCGGCAGCGCGACGCCGTCAGCGACATTTCCGCCCGCCTCGGTGCCGAGCTGGGCTGCCAGCACGCTCGCGATGTCCTCAGCCGGGGTGGCGCTGCGCGGGGAGTTTTCCTCCTTCGGGTCGATGCGACCCGCATCGATCATTGCGGGCTCGACGTCGGCGACGTATCCGTCGGCCAGCCCCTGCTTCTCCCAGGTGGAGTGGAAGGTCTCAGGAAACAGGGAGGTATCAACGTAGACCTTGCCCACGCCGTCCGGCATGGCTGCACGTACCTTCGCAGCCAGGTCCGCGACGGACGCGGCGTCGTGGAAGAACCCGTCCCCGTTAGCGCTCAGGGTCGGGTCGCCGGCACCCTGAATAACCACGTCCTTACTCTCTCCGTAGCGCAAGACCTTGGTCTCCACACGGTGGTCGTCGTCGATGCCGAGCAGCGCGGCGGCCGCCGTGAGGATTTTCAGCGACGAGGCCGGCATCGCCACGACCGAATCGTCCTTGCCCCACAGCCTGGCGCCGGTCGTTGCATCGGAAACTACCGCGTGGAGCTGCCCGAAGCCCGTATCCGCAGTAGCACCGTCCATGGCGGCGGTGACTTTGGCGGCCAGGGTGTCGTCGGCAAGCGAGGAGCGGGCGGCGGTGACAGGAGAGGCCGCACGCTCGACGGCGGGGGCCGGCTGCACCTCAATCTGGCGATTGTTATACGAAATCAGCGCGAGTGCGCCACCGAGCGCGGCAAGAAGCACCACAAGGAGAATGGAGACCCATACTACCCAGCCCCGACGCGTACCGGACTGCGAATCGGCACTGCTCAAAGTGAAATGCACCTGCTTCCTTATGCCTCGAGAGGTCGAGCAACCGGAGAAGGCGACTACATGCCGGGAGGGCAAACGCTCTAGCGGGCGCGCATCGCCTAAGATGGCCGTCAGGGAATTGTACACCGATTATAAGGAGTCATCGCCGTGAGCGTTGAGGTCACTATTGAGATCCCGAAGGGTCAGCGCAACAAGTACGAAGTCGATCACGAGACCGGCAAGGTCTACCTCGACCGCTACCTGTTCACCCCCATGGCATACCCGGCCGACTACGGCTTCATCGATGGCACTCTGGGCGAGGACGGCGACCCGCTGGACGCACTGGTCATCCTGCCGGAGCCGGTATTCCCAGGCGTTATCGTCAAGGCCCGCCCGGTCGGTGTCTTCAAGATGACCGACGAGGCCGGCGGCGACGACAAGCTGCTCTGCGTCCTCGATGACGTCCGCTTCGAGGGCTACCAGGACATCTCCGACGTGTCTGACTTCGTCAAGGACGAGATCGAGCACTTCTTCGTCCACTACAAGGACCTGGAGCCGGGCAAGGAAGTTTCCGGTTCGGGCTGGGGCGACAAGGCTGAGGCCGAGAAGATCCTGGCTGAGGCTATCGAGCGCCACAAGTAGTAACCGGGGCGGCGCGGCGCATGCCGTGCAAGAGGTGCAAGAGGTGCAAGAGGTGCCGCGCCCAACTTTTGATTTTTGCCAGCTTTTTGTAGGAAGTAAGCCACTTTTCGGCGCTACTTCCTACAAAAAGCTGGCAAATTTTTTACGGTTTGTTTTCCGGCGTGCTCGCCTAGCCCGGGCCATTGCCTTAAGCCCCGAATCGCAGCAGTGCCACCTCCATCGCCGCGCCATACCAACGATGCCGCGCGTATAGTGACGCACTATGGAAACCGTATCTGTAACTGAAGTACCCGCAGGCGCCCAGCTCATCGATGTTCGTTCCCAGATGGAGTGGGACGACGGTCACGCCGTCGGCGCTACCCACATCCCGATGGAGGAGATTCCATCCCGTTATGGCGAGTTGGACCTCGACTCGGATATTTACCTGATGTGCCGCTCCGGAGGCCGCGCCTCCCAGGTCGCTGACTGGCTGGAGAAGAACGGCATCGACACCATCGTCGTCCGCGGCGGAATGATCGATTGGGAGCACTTCGGCCTGCCGATGGAAAAGGCATAGCCTTTTCGGATACTTCTGGATTCTCCCAGCCTCTTTTGGAAGGGGCCGGAACTTCCCGGGCTACCCCATCCAACTTTATCCCTTTCAGCGCGGCGTGCAGCGCCTTCCAGACCTTGCACATCGCGCTGAACTCTACAAAGACGTTAAAATAATTGGGCGTGCCCAACTATTGAATACACAGCTATTCGATAGCATTGGAAGCATGTCTGATTCCCCTGCCTCAAAGTCGATCAAGGCATCTCGCACCAAGAAGCCCAAATCCGCGGCCAAGCGCCCCGGCACTGCCACGGGCTCCGACTCCCCCATGGCCCCGAGTGCCCTGCGCAAGTCTGCGTCCTGGTGCCTTTCGTATCTCGATGCCGCTGTTCGGGAGAGTGTCAACGCAACGCTCTCTCGCACTAACATCGAAAGCCTGTCCCTGCGCGGTTACTGGGTTCTGGAAGCTATCGCCGACGGCGACGGGCTCGCCCAAACCGAACTGAGCTGCGCCCTCAGCATGGATCGCTCCGACATGGTCCGCCTCATCGATTCTCTGGAAAAGGCCGGCCTAGTCATCCGCACGCGCGATATCAACGACCGCCGGCGCCAGCTCATTTCGCTCACCGTGGACGGAGACACCGCCCGCTCATCGCTGCGCCGCTCCCTCCGTCGAGCCGAGCGCACCGCCGTCGCTTCCTGCCCCGCCGAGGTGCGCTCCCTCCTGTCTTCGCTTGCCGACGTCCCCTCGGCCCCCATCGACCCGGAGCAGCCTGCGGCGTCCAAGGAGCCATCCGCTCCGGAAGAGGCTACGGTGCTGACCGAGACAAAGCCCAAGAAGCAGAAGAAAAAGAAGAAGGGCAAGAAGAAAAAGAAGGGTGACGGAAAGTGAGTACCGGCGCGGACTCGAACGCGATTGAGAAAAAGTTTTTGCGCGCATCCGCCAATCCCTCGGAGCGCACCCTCATTGACATTCTGCGGTCCACTGCTCGCCGCTACCCGGATGCTGCCGCCATCGACGACGGCGACGCCGTAGTCACCTATTCCGACCTCCTCCACGAGATTGATGTCACCGCCAACTGGCTGTTTGAACAGGGCATTCGCCGCGGTGATCGCATTGGCGTGAGGATGCCGTCGGGAAGCCGAGAGCTGTACGTGGCAATCCTGTCGATTATGGCGGCGGGGGCTGCGTACGTGCCGGTCGATGCGGACGATCCGGACGAGCGGGCGGAGATGGTCTTCGGAGAGGCGCAGATCGCGGGGTATTTCGATGCCGATGGGCTGCACCTTACCGGCCGCGCGGGGGACACCGCGGTCCACACCGGCGAGCCCTTCCTCGACCAGTCCCCTTCCCCGGACGACGACTGCTGGATTATCTTCACATCAGGCTCGACGGGCAAGCCGAAGGGCGTGGCGGTCACGCACCGCAGTGCCGCGGCGTTCGTCGATGCGGAGGCCCGCTGGTTCCTGGTCAACCACCCCGAGGGACCTCTAGGGCCGGACGACCGAGTGCTGGCCGGGCTGTCGGTGGCATTTGACGCCTCCTGCGAGGAGATGTGGCTGGCCTGGAGAAACGGCGCCTGCCTAGTACCGGCGCCGCGCTCCCTGGTGCGATCCGGAGTCGATCTGGGCCCCTGGCTGATTTCTCGCCACATCACTGCCGTGTCGACCGTCCCAACCCTGGCTGGTCTTTGGCCAGCCGAGGCTTTGGACAGCGTCCGCCTGCTGATCGTCGGAGGCGAGGCGTGCCCGCAGGAGCTGGTCGACCGCCTCTCCACCCCGGAGCGCGAGATGTGGAACACCTACGGCCCCACTGAGGCGACGGTTGTGGCCTCCGGCATCCAACTGCACCCCGGAAAACCCGTGACCATCGGCTTTCCGCTGGACGGCTGGGACCTGACCGTCATCGACGAGGAGGGCAACCCGGTCCCTCCAGGCACCAAGGGTGAGCTGGTCATCGGCGGAGTGGGCCTGGCCCGCTACCTGGACCCGGCGAAGGACACCGAGAAGTACGCACCGCTGCCCGCCCTCGGCTGGGAGCGCGCGTACCGTACCGGCGACCACGTCATCATGGACGAGGCCGGGTTGTACTTCGCTGGCCGCGTCGACGATCAGGTGAAGATCGGCGGACGCCGCATCGAACTCGGCGAGGTCGAGGCCCACCTGGCCGCACTGCCCGGCGCGACGCAGGCGACCGTCGTTGTGCAGAAGACCGGCGCGGGCGACTCCGTCCTGGTCGGCTACGTCGGCGCGGGCGGCGACGCGGGCTCGATGGACCACGACGAGTGCATGGCCATACTCCGCGACGCCATGCCCGCCCCGATGGTGCCGCGCCTGCACATCATGGACGAACTGCCCGTGCGCACCTCTGGCAAGGTGGATAAGGCTGCGCTACCGTGGCCGCTGCCTGCCGCCCCTTCCGCGGATACCGAGGGGATGACGCCCGTTGAGGCATGGTTGTCGGGAATCTGGTCGGAGGTCCTGTCCGTCCCGCAGCCGGGCCCGGCGTCCGACTTCTTCGCCCTCGGCGGCACCTCTCTGGCCGCAGCAGGCGTGGTCGCCCGTATCCGCGAGCGCGCCCCGCAGGTCGCCGTACGCGATCTCTATGACCACCCTCGCCTGGGAAGGCTCGCCGAAGAGCTCGTCTCCCGGGGGCTTGTCGACGACTCCGTCGCTGGTGACGCCGCGTCCTCTACCGGCGAGGAAATACCCGAACCCACTCCGGTATCCCGGGGCACCCGCTGGGCGCAGGTGGCGCTCATGGTTCCGATTCAATGGGCTCGTGGCGTGCGCTGGGTTACCTGGCTGGCGATTGCGAACTGGGCTCTCGGTGGTCCGTTGGCGCTGCCGGGTTGGGCTGTCGCGCTGCTTGGAGTCCTGTTCCTGACACCGCTTGGAGTGATGCCTGTCAATGCTCTGCTGACTCGGGCCCTGACGTCCTCGGTACGCCCTGGCGACTTCCCGCGCGGCGGCTCCGTGCACTTGAGACTCTGGGCCGCCGAGCGATTGGCGGAATCGTCCGGAGTCCGCTCCGTTGCGGGCGCGCCCTTTGTGCTCTGGTACGCGAGGATGCTCGGCGCGTCGATAGGCAAGGGTGTGAATTTGCATTCACTGCCGCCGGTGACGGGCCTGGTGAGACTTGACGACTACTGCTCCATCGAGCCGGAGGTCGACCTGTCGGGCTACTGGGTCGACGGCGATACGGTGCACGTCGGCGAGATTTCCGTGGGTGCGCATGCGCGAGTCGGTGCCCGCTCTACCCTGCTGCCGGGCACACGGATTGGCCAGAGCGCGCACATCGAGGCGGGCTCGACCGTCACCGGCGAGAAGAAGGTCAAGGCGGGCGCGCGCTGGTCGGGCTCGCCGGCGCGCAAGGTCGGGCGTTCCAAGCACCGCTTCCCGGAGCAGCTGCCACCGTCGGCACGCGGCTGGGTCGCGGTGTACGCAGCGACGGCTGTGCTGCTTGCGCTGGTTCCGCTGGCATCACTGCTGGCCATGGCCGCGCTGCTCGGCTGGGCGACGGATGCAGGGGCCTTTGGCGCTGAGACAGCCGAGTGGGAGCTGAGCTCTGCGCTCGTCAGCGCACTGGCCTGGGTTCCTGCCGCAACCTTGGCGGGCATAATCGTCTACGCAGCCCTCACCCTGGTACTGGTGCGACTGTTCAGCCTGGGACTGCGCGCCGGCGTTCACCCGGTGCGCTCGAGAATCGGCTGGCAGGCCTGGGCGACAATCCGGCTCATGGATGCCGCCCGCGTCGACCTCTTTCTCATCTATGCCTCACTGCTGACCCCGAATTGGTTGCGCGCGCTCGGTGCCCGCATCGGCCACGATACGGAGATCTCCACCGCAGTCGCGATTCCGAAGTTGATGCAGGTAAAAGAGGAATCCTTCCTCGCTGACGACACCATGGTCGCAGGCTACGAGCTCGGCGGTGGGTGGATGCTTATCGACGATTCCAAGATTGGCAAACGGGCCTTCCTCGGCAACTCGGGCATCACCTTGCCCGGGCGCAAGCTGGCGAAGAACTCATTGGTTGCAGTGCTATCGTCCACGCCGAAGAAAACCAAGTCCGGTTCGAACTGGTGGGGATCTCCGCCGGAGAGGCTCCGCCGCGTTACCAATGTTGGCTCGGACGAGTCCGCACAGACGTACCGCCCGACCACGGGACTGAAAGTTGCCCGCGGCGTCGTGGAGACGCTGCGCATCCTGGCCCCGATGACATCCCTGGCGCTGGCGGTGGCCACCTTGGCCGGAATGCAGTGGATCGGCGAGGCGGCGTTGACTCTTGCGATGGGATTCCGGGGTGCCGAAGATACCATGGGAATCGCGTTTGCCCTGCTGGTTACGCTCGCCCTGACTCCCCTGGTGTTCCTGCTCGCCGGCATCCTGGGCCTTGCGGTGACAGTGGCCGCGAAGTGGGTGTGCGTCGGCAAGCATCGCACGGGCGAGTCCCCGCTGTGGAGTAGGTTCGTGTGGCTCAATGAGCTTCAGGACACCTTCGTGGAGATGGTCGCCGCGCCGTGGTACCTGAACCCGGCGATGGCGACCGGAGGGGCGTCGCGCGCGATGCGTCTGCTGGGTGCGAAGATTGGCCACGGAGTGTGGCTGGAGAGCTACTGGCTGCCGGAGACGGACCTGGTGGTTATCGAACGCGGCGCGACCGTCGGGCGCGGTTGCGTGGTTCAGACCCACCTTTTCACCGACCGCGTGATGACTCTCGACGAGGTTCACATCGGCCGCGGCGCCGTACTGGGGCCGCACTCGGTGGTGCTGCCGGCATCGGTGCTGGGCGCGGGCGCGCGGGTGGAGCCGGGGTCGCTGGTGATGCGCGGCGATCACGTTCCGGCGCACACGGCCTGGCGTGGCAATCCAATCGAGCCGAAGGCTGCGAAGTAGGGGGAGCGCTGCGGCCGTCGCCCACAACAGCGCCCCACCTTCGACATAGTCGACGCGAACCCCGGCCCCGGCGGCGCGTGGCGCCACCGCTGGGATTCCCTGACCATGGAGACGGTCAACAACATCTACGACCTTCCCGGCATGCCCCAGGCCGAAGCCCCACCAGAGGCCAAGGCCTCGACCACATTGATTGACTACTTCGGGAAGTTCGAAAAGCGCGTCCGCGAGGGCCTGCCGCCACAGTCGGTGGTGTCGGTGACCGGACTCGGCTGGAATCCCTAGCTCGTCGATGCCCGCGAGCGCGGCGTCCTAGTCCCCCACCCGATGTTTGAGTGCACGGACTCAACCGGCGTGATCATCGCCGACGGGGAGCACCTGGACTTCGATGCCGTCAATTTCGGCACCGGGTTTCGCTGGGAGATGCGCCACCTTAGACCGCTGCATCTTTGCGACGAAGCCGGCGGCATCCTCATGGATCCACCGCAGGTCGTCGCCGATCCTCGCATCTTCCTCGTTGGCTACGGCCCATCGGCCTCTACCGTCGGAGCCAATCGCGCCAGTCGCGATGCCGCGAATTCAATCCGTCGCCAGATGAAGGCCCGGGCCCGCCCCTAACCCACAAGTTTTCGCGAGAAAACCCTCACTTTTTTGTTTTCAAACATTTACTCTTGTGGGCATGACTGACTTCCCCACCAAAGACGGCCTGAATATGCCCATCACTCCGCTGCGCTTCCTCGAGCGCAGCGCCCGCGTCCATCCGGAAAAGATCGGATTTGTCGACGGCCCCCGCCGAATCTCCTTCCGCCAGATGGCCACGGATGCGCAGGCCTTCGCGCACGCGCTTATCGACGCCGGCCTGGCCACCCACGAGCGCATCGGCGTCCTGGCGGCCAACAGCTACGAGGCTCTACTGGCCCAGTTCGCCGTACCGCTAGCCAGAGGCGTGGTGGTGGCGATCAATACACGACTGGCCCCGAAGGAGATCGAATACATCCTGGAGCACTCGGGCATAACCACCCTGATGGGCGAGAAGTCTCTGATCGACAAAGCTCTTCCCACAATCGGCCACCAGCTAGAGCATGTCATTTACATCGCCGATGGCGACGGCACCGAACCGGTAGCCGCACCTGCCACCGACCCCGCTACCGATGAGCCGGGTTCAAGCACAGCCAGCATCGACTTCACCACCTTTAGCAGCTTCATCGCGGGAGGCGGCGTCGGCAAGCAGGACCTGCCCTACGAGGTGGCCGATGAAAATGACCCCATCGCGATTAACTACACCTCGGGCACGACAGGCAAGCCGAAGGGCGTGGTCTACACTCACCGCGGCGCGTACCTCAACGCGCTGGGGCAGGTGCAGACGATGCACTTCAACCACCACACCGTTTACCTGTGGACACTGCCTATGTTCCACTGCTCCGGCTGGTGCACCGGTTGGGCAGCGATGTCGGTGAGCGCGCGCCAGGTAGCAATTCGCGCGGTGCGCGGCCCCGAGATGTGGCAGCTCATCCTCGACGAGGGCGTCACCGCGATGTGCGGCGCCCCAGCAGTGCTGACCACGCTGGTCGACGACGAGAACAAGCGCCGCGTCACCAACCTGCGAATCATGACCGCGGGCGCCCCGCCGAGCCCGACCATCATCACGCGCTGCGAAAATATCGGAGTGGAGATCACCCACGTCTACGGCCTGACCGAAACCTACGGCCCATTCACCGTCTGCGAGTCCCAGCCGGACTGGTCCGACATGACCGTCCGCCGCCGCGCAGTGCTCAAGGCCCGCCAGGGCGTCGCGTCCGTCACCAACCAGGACGTGCGCATTATTGAGCCCACCGATACCCTCGACGCACCACTAATCGATGTGCCTGCCGACGGCGCCACGATTGGCGAGATCATCATGACGGGCAACGGCGTGATGAACGGGTACTTCCGCGACCCGGAGGCGACCGCGCACGCGTTCCGGGGCGGCTGGTTCCACTCCGGAGACCTGGGCGTGATGCACCCGGACGGATATATCCAGCTCCTCGACCGCGCCAAGGACGTCATCGTCTCCGGCGGTGAGAACATCTCCACCATCGAGGTCGAGCAGGCCGTAGTGAGTTACCCGGATGTGTCCGATTGCGCCGTCATCGGCGTTCCGGACGACAAGTGGGGCGAGCGCCCGCGCGCCTACGTCGTACTGCGCCCGGAGGCGCTCGGCGAAGGCTCACCGGAGGAGATCGCCGAGCACAACGAGGCCGTAGCCGCGGTTATCATCGCGCACTGCCGCGCCCACATCGCCGGATACAAAGTCCCGCGCGACGTGGTGGTCATCGACGAGTTGCCGCGGACCTCGACCGGCAAGGTGCGCAAAAACGAGCTGCGCGAGGCCGCCTGGGCGGGGCACGGGGACTCCCGCATCAAGGGCTAACGCTAAGAGCTACAGCACCCGCGCCCCCTCTGAAACCGGCTCCGCACCGGCTCGCACTTCGGAGAGCGGTTCTGCTGCTGAGCGGGCTTTTTTAGCGGCCTTGACCAGCACTTTCAGGGAGGCGATTGTCTCTGGCCAACCCCGGGTTTTCAGGCCACAGTCCGGGTTGATCCACAGCAGCTTGGGGTCCACGCTCGCCAACGCGTCAGAAATCAGGTCATCGACCTCTTGCTGCCCCGGCACACGCGGCGAGTGGATATCCCACACACCGGGGCCGATTCCTTGTGCGTAGCCGGCGTTGGAGAGGGCGGCAAGGACTTGCATTCCATTTCGGGCCGCTTCGATGGAGGTAACATCGGCATCCAAATCACCGATAGTGCCGATTAGCTCATTGAATTCCGAATAGCACATATGGGTGTGAATCTGGATGTCATCGGCCACTCCGGCCGTGGCCAGACGGAAGGATCCGACCGCCCATTCGAGGTAGGCGGGCTGATCCTCCTTCCTCAGCGGCAGCAGCTCACGGATTGCAGGCTCATCTACCTGAATGATGCGCGCACCGGCAGCCACCAGATCGGCAATCTCGTCACGCAGCGCTAACGCCACCTGATCTGCGGTAGTTCCCAGTGGCTGATCGTCGCGAACAAAAGACCATGCAAGCATCGTCACCGGCCCGGTCAGCATGCCCTTGACCTGACGGGACGTCATCGTCGCCGCTGCCTCATACCAGCGCACCGTCATCGGCTCCGGGCGGGATACATCACCGAACAGAATCGGAGGACGCACACATCGGGAGCCATAAGACTGCACCCAGCCATTCGTCGTGGCTAGGTACCCGTCGAGCTGCTCAGAGAAGTACTGCACCATATCATTGCGCTCTGGCTCTCCGTGAACTAGCACGTCAAGACCAAGCTCCTCCTGGCGTTCAATGACCTCGCGGATTTCAGCTATCATCGCCGCGTCGTACCGCTCCGGGGTAAGGTCGCCGCGGCGCAGGCGCGCCCGGGCCCTGCGGATTTCCGCAGTCTGAGGGAAGGATCCAATAGTGGTGGTCGGCAACTCGGGCAGATTCAGCGTCTTTTCCTGGGCCGCACGCCTGCGCTCGAACGGAGTGCGAGTCCTGTCCTGCTCGCCGACTGCAGCCACTCGCCTCTCAACCCGCTCATTGTGGATTAACTCTGAAGTCGCCCGCTTACCGACGGCCACACGGGCCCGCCTCAGCGCCGCGGCATCGTCAGCAGTGATGTCCGTGCCGTTAATGCGCGCTTGAAGAACTCGGGCCAAAAGCGCGACCTCGGCGATTTTCTCTTCACCAAACGCTAGCCAATCGTGGATCTCGGCCTCACTTTCGGTGGGGGTCTCAGCCCTCAGCGAGTACGGAACATGCAGCAGAGAACAGCTGGTGGAAACGATAATCTCGCCTCGGTCTGCGAGATTCTCGAGAATATTCAGAGCTTCGTCGAGGTCACGCCTCCATACATTGCGCCCATCCACGATGCCCGCAACCAACACCTCTTGCCCGGTCCAGTGAGGCAATTCAGCCCCTCCAGCGACTAAGTCGACGCCGATGGCGCCGACTCCGGTTCCGGAGAAAATCTCTAGGGCCTGATCGCCGTCGCCGAAGTAAGTTTGTACCCACAGCTTTGCCCCCGCAGCCTCGGCGGCGTCGGAAAGCACCTGGTAGCACCGACGGAGACGCTGCCGGGCGCCATCATCGAGATCTGTGACAGCGATAGGCTCATCGAGTTGTACCCACTCAAACCCCTCAGCGCCAAGGCGCACGATTATATCCTGGTAAGCGTCTACGAGCTGTTCCAGGAGGGCCAGCGGATCGGAGCCATCGTCGGTGCGTGCCAGGGCTAGGTAAGTGTACGGGCCGATCAGATGCGGACGTATGACGCCCTTGCTGTAGGCACGGAAATTACAGGCTTCGCCGAGCCATGTGGCCACGTCGGGTCGAAAAACCGTCCGAGAGGATAGCTCTGGGACAATGTAGTGATAGTTAGTATCGAACCACTTTGTCATTGCGGACGCAGGCTGCGTCTCAGTGCCGCGCGCCGTGGCGAAATAGCGGTCAATCCAGGCAGGAAGGTTGGCGCCGATGCAATCCGGAATCGTGTCGAATCGGGACGGCAACACCCCCAGCAGAGCTGAAGTATCAAGCATTGAATCATAGAAGGACCGGCCGACGGTGGGGATTGAATCAATACCCGCAGCGTTGGCACTGTCGATGTAGCGGTGTACTAGGCCACGCGCTGTTGCTGCGAGCAGTCCGGCTGTAGCCGGGTCTCGCCAATACTTCTCCAGTGCGATTTTAAGTTCTCTATTTGGCCCGATACGCGGAATGCCCGCGACGGTAGCATGAATAGCCATGATCTCGTGATTTCCTCGTCAATCGTGATCGGCAGTGAATATCTATTTCTCACAACCGGCAGGCATTCGGGCTTGTCGACGTAGCAGATACCGAAGCCATGGCTATTTTCACAATTGCGCCAATGCGTTTTTAGTGCAATTTGCGCGGTTTGACCCCGGATTATTCAACTAGACGCTTACCGTTGCGGGACAGCTCCGGACTTTCACCGGATTCCCCTGCATAACTCATGGTTGTTCGACTATGACTCCACTCATTCCGGGGCTCCAGTGAGTGCACCATTTCGGCTCGTCATACTCAACCACAAGGCGGCTGTTGGCCAACAGTGTATACCACGCCACATTTCCTATTGAGCAGAGGGCAAGAATTAGCGAGTTTCCGAGATTCATCAACCCTTTTGGGGTGACCTAGCAACGTATAGACCCGAAAAAGGCTAACCCCACCAGTAGTTATTCGTTTCATTTTTTGAACCAGCATATAGATAGCATGTCGTCCTATTAATGGCTTAAGATAGAAACAACAGCTAAAGCGACTACAGCCCTGCCTGAATCTCAGCACAGAAGGGAGCCCTCCCATGACAGAGTCGACACAAACGCCACTAAAGAACGCCATCCAGCCCTTCGACGGCGATGTGCAATCCGGCATTGAGCAACCAGGTCCCGCGCATCTGCACCTAATCGCCCTGGACTTTAACGAGGACATAAGTCCCGAAGGCATAGCCGAACTATTCCGCAGGCTTACAGACGTTTCTCGACGACTCACCCAGGGCGAGGAGATTCCAGACTTCCTCGAGCGCGCAATGGTCGAGGTCATCGCAAATCTGACCATCACTGCGGGCTTTGGCGAGCGAGTCTTTGACCTACTGGGAAAATCCGACCGCAAACCCGCCGGTCTACATGACATTCCATCCTTTAAGTTAGACCGGCTGCGCCCCGAGTGGGGGCAGAGTGACTTCGTCCTACAAAT is a window of Corynebacterium lactis RW2-5 DNA encoding:
- a CDS encoding Pls/PosA family non-ribosomal peptide synthetase produces the protein MSTGADSNAIEKKFLRASANPSERTLIDILRSTARRYPDAAAIDDGDAVVTYSDLLHEIDVTANWLFEQGIRRGDRIGVRMPSGSRELYVAILSIMAAGAAYVPVDADDPDERAEMVFGEAQIAGYFDADGLHLTGRAGDTAVHTGEPFLDQSPSPDDDCWIIFTSGSTGKPKGVAVTHRSAAAFVDAEARWFLVNHPEGPLGPDDRVLAGLSVAFDASCEEMWLAWRNGACLVPAPRSLVRSGVDLGPWLISRHITAVSTVPTLAGLWPAEALDSVRLLIVGGEACPQELVDRLSTPEREMWNTYGPTEATVVASGIQLHPGKPVTIGFPLDGWDLTVIDEEGNPVPPGTKGELVIGGVGLARYLDPAKDTEKYAPLPALGWERAYRTGDHVIMDEAGLYFAGRVDDQVKIGGRRIELGEVEAHLAALPGATQATVVVQKTGAGDSVLVGYVGAGGDAGSMDHDECMAILRDAMPAPMVPRLHIMDELPVRTSGKVDKAALPWPLPAAPSADTEGMTPVEAWLSGIWSEVLSVPQPGPASDFFALGGTSLAAAGVVARIRERAPQVAVRDLYDHPRLGRLAEELVSRGLVDDSVAGDAASSTGEEIPEPTPVSRGTRWAQVALMVPIQWARGVRWVTWLAIANWALGGPLALPGWAVALLGVLFLTPLGVMPVNALLTRALTSSVRPGDFPRGGSVHLRLWAAERLAESSGVRSVAGAPFVLWYARMLGASIGKGVNLHSLPPVTGLVRLDDYCSIEPEVDLSGYWVDGDTVHVGEISVGAHARVGARSTLLPGTRIGQSAHIEAGSTVTGEKKVKAGARWSGSPARKVGRSKHRFPEQLPPSARGWVAVYAATAVLLALVPLASLLAMAALLGWATDAGAFGAETAEWELSSALVSALAWVPAATLAGIIVYAALTLVLVRLFSLGLRAGVHPVRSRIGWQAWATIRLMDAARVDLFLIYASLLTPNWLRALGARIGHDTEISTAVAIPKLMQVKEESFLADDTMVAGYELGGGWMLIDDSKIGKRAFLGNSGITLPGRKLAKNSLVAVLSSTPKKTKSGSNWWGSPPERLRRVTNVGSDESAQTYRPTTGLKVARGVVETLRILAPMTSLALAVATLAGMQWIGEAALTLAMGFRGAEDTMGIAFALLVTLALTPLVFLLAGILGLAVTVAAKWVCVGKHRTGESPLWSRFVWLNELQDTFVEMVAAPWYLNPAMATGGASRAMRLLGAKIGHGVWLESYWLPETDLVVIERGATVGRGCVVQTHLFTDRVMTLDEVHIGRGAVLGPHSVVLPASVLGAGARVEPGSLVMRGDHVPAHTAWRGNPIEPKAAK
- a CDS encoding AMP-binding protein; the encoded protein is MTDFPTKDGLNMPITPLRFLERSARVHPEKIGFVDGPRRISFRQMATDAQAFAHALIDAGLATHERIGVLAANSYEALLAQFAVPLARGVVVAINTRLAPKEIEYILEHSGITTLMGEKSLIDKALPTIGHQLEHVIYIADGDGTEPVAAPATDPATDEPGSSTASIDFTTFSSFIAGGGVGKQDLPYEVADENDPIAINYTSGTTGKPKGVVYTHRGAYLNALGQVQTMHFNHHTVYLWTLPMFHCSGWCTGWAAMSVSARQVAIRAVRGPEMWQLILDEGVTAMCGAPAVLTTLVDDENKRRVTNLRIMTAGAPPSPTIITRCENIGVEITHVYGLTETYGPFTVCESQPDWSDMTVRRRAVLKARQGVASVTNQDVRIIEPTDTLDAPLIDVPADGATIGEIIMTGNGVMNGYFRDPEATAHAFRGGWFHSGDLGVMHPDGYIQLLDRAKDVIVSGGENISTIEVEQAVVSYPDVSDCAVIGVPDDKWGERPRAYVVLRPEALGEGSPEEIAEHNEAVAAVIIAHCRAHIAGYKVPRDVVVIDELPRTSTGKVRKNELREAAWAGHGDSRIKG